TGTTGCGCTCGTTGAGCATTTCCCAGCGCACCCCCTTGACCTCGAGCGGGCCGGTGTTGTCCCAGTCCATTGCCATATGGGCGATGTCGCCGTGATGGCCGATCCAGTCCATCATCTGACCGCCGCCGAAGGCCATCCACCAGCGCCAATCCCAGTCGGACCGTTTCGGATGAAATGGGGTCCAGGTGGCGGGGCCCACGTAGAATTCCCAATCGAGGTAATCCGGCGCCTTGGGGAATTCGTCGACCCACATGCATTTGTCATAGTCGGGCAGGCTCACGTTGATGTGCTTGATCTTGCCAAGGTAACCGTTGCGGACCAGCTCGCAGGCCCGCTTGAACCGTGGGTCCGAGCGCTGCATGCTTCCGACCTGGAACACGCGTTTGTTCTCGCGCACAGCCTTCACCACGGCTTGTCCTTCGCCCAGCGACCACGTCATGGGTTTTTCGCAGTAGATGTCCTTGGCGTGTTTTGCAGCGTCGATCGATGTCAGGGCGTGCCAGTGGTCGGGCGTACCGATGATGACCGCGTCGATGTCGTCGCGCGCGTTCAGTTCGCGGAAGTCCCGGTAGGTCTGGCAGTCCTGGTTGCCGTAGAACTCGTCGACCTGTTTCTTCGCCTCCGCGACCGTGTTCGCGTTGACGTCGCACAGGGCCACGATCTGGGTGTCCGGCTGTTTGATGGCATTACCGGTGAGGCCGCGTGCCTGTCCGCCCGTGCCGATGACGCCGATGACAATGCGCTCGCTGGGGGCCGCGCTCCCCTCCTTGCCCAGGGCCGATGCCGGGATAATGTACGGCGCCGCGATAGCCGCGCCGGTTACCGCGACAAACGCCCGCCGCGATACCGTTGTTTTCTTGTTCTGCTGCATAAGAAGTATCCTCCGTTTCGGCCCTGTATGTCCGCCGGGCAACGATACCCCCCGGCCGCAATAGTGGAACTCGTCTCAAGGAAAAACCTCAACCATCGTAGAGGCACGTTACCGCGGATTCAAGGCAGAATATGTGAAAACCCCAGCCCCGCTGTGATGCAGGCATCCACCCCGAATTCTGCGACAGGATTTCCAGGATTGACAGGAATCCGTTCCGCCTGAAACACGTATGCGCGAGTTCAGAGAAGAAGGGTCCAATTGGGAGATCTCGGCCGTAGGAATGGCGCGATCGGCGACCACGCCACAGCGAGGTTTTTCGGCCTCCTAGGCGTCACGCCTGCGTATGCGCCTGGTTGGGCGCCGCGCCGCCCCCCGCCCTCTCTCCCGCGCTGAACGCTTCCTGCGCCGCATCCACGATCATCACGGACATGACGCTGAACGCCACTATGAGGGTCGGAACGCCGTCGAAAAGCCACTCGAGAATCCAGAGAACGATGAAGTATAAGAGAGGGCCTAGGACGCAGTTCCTGATCGCGATGAGTACGCCTTTGTTCATGGCAAAACCCCCTCGTTCGCCTCTAACGGGCAAAACCCACCGAACTCACAAGCTGTGGCACGGTATCCTGGCCGCGCCACCTTTGCGACCGTCAGGTCTCCATCTTGTCGGGCGCCTTTGGCGGCACCGACATTGACAGTGCGGAGCGCCTTTCGCATTCAGAGACTTCCCTGCGAGCTTACCACTTCTCCCCGTGCATTGCGCAAAAAGGAGGAAAAGGGGCATGCAAAGATGCAGGCGAGACGCCTGCGCTACGGTGTGTTTGAGATGACTCCACCGCAACCGGGAGGGACGTTGGTTTGAACTGAATTCAATCTCCGTCGTCATGATGCCATTTGCACTGTCCATTCTGTGCAAGACCCGGGGGGGCAGTGCGTCCCGACCCGGCTTTCCAAGGGAAACGAGAGGTTTCCGGTTCACCACACTTTTCCTCAACTCGGCCGATCGGACGGACCGGACAAATCGGGCTTGGCCGGTTTCGCGAGAGCGGTCTATTACGCGTCCAGCTTGTTCGGATCCGCGGGGATACAACACTGGCTTGCCCCACCCGGCTGGGTCGCTGACGCCGGGCGAGTTCATGGTTGAAAATCGGCGCGGCGTGCATCATCCTGATGGGCGGGCGTCATGAGTCAGTTCAGCGGAGGAGTTGCGACATGTTTACACGTAATTGGCGAGTAGCGGTTTGCCTGGCGGCCGTTCTAGGCGTGTTTCCGGGATGCGCGACACAGGGAAACGGCGAAGAGGGTTCGGGCAGGCTGAGTATTGCGAAGGCGACGTACGGAACGGCGCCGGAAGGGGGCAACGCGGACCTGTATACGATCACGAACGCTAACGGGATGGTGGCGCAGATCACCAATTACGGCGGCACCGTGACGTCACTCCTGGTGCCTGATGCCGCAGGAGCACTGGCCGACGTCACCCTGGGATATCCCAGCCTCGAGGGCTATTTCGAGAACAAACCCTATTTGGGGTGTCTTGTGGGACGTTTTGGCAATCGTATCGCGAAGGGACGCTTTACCCTTGACGGCAAAGAATATGTGCTGGCCGTGAACAACGAGTCCAACCATCTCCACGGCGGCATCAAGGGCTTCAACAAAGTGCTGTGGGACGCGAAGCCTGCTTATCGCGAGGGCGCGGTCGGGCTCAAACTCACGTATGTCAGTGTTGACGGCGAAGAGGGGTATCCGGGCACCCTCGAGACGACGGTCCACTACTGGCTGACCAATGCCAACGAACTCGAGATCGTCTACGAGGCCGTGACCGACAAGGCCACGCCGGTCAACTTGACCTATCACGGGTATTTCAACCTGGACGGCCAGGGCGAAGGTGATATCCTGGACCACGTGATGATGATCAACGCGAGCCGCTACACGCCGGTGGACGAGACGCTGATACCCACCGGCGAACTGGCGCCCGTGGCAAACACGCCGCTCGATTTCACGATGCCGGTGGCCATCGGCGAACGCATCAACGCGGACCACGAACAGATCAAGCGCGGAAATGGGTACGACCACAATTACGTTTTGAACAGTCAGGACGGCTCGCTCGCCCTGGCCGCGCGGGTGCTCGCGCCCGGGTCCGGCCGCGTTATGGAAGTCTACACGACCCAGCCCGGCGTGCAGTTCTATTCGGGCAATTTCCTCGATGGAACCATCACGGGGAAAGAGGGAAAGGTCTACAAGCAGCGTTACGGGTTCTGTCTCGAGACACAGCACTACCCCGACTCGGTCAATCAGCCGGGTTTCCCCTCGTGCATTCTAGAACCCGGCAAGAAGTACTATCAGAAGACCGTGTATCGTTTCACCACGCGGTAGTTCGGCGCGGCGGCGCGTCCGTGCGTGCTGGTCCCCGCCGGCGTTACCTGAATCGCGCGATGGTTTCGAGTCTGGCTATTTGTCTTCCGGGGGAAGTTCGACGAGCCAGATGTTGCGGAACCAGACGGGGTTTCCGTGGTCCTGGAGCGACAATGCATCGGGTTCCGAGGTGGCCGTCACCTGCGAGCCCGTGGTCTTGTCGGGGATAGGCTGATTCTCGTGCACCGGCACGCCGTTATGCAAGACGGTGATGCGCGCGTCTTCCAACTTGTTCCAGTCGCTGTCGAACCGTGCGGCGCGGAATTCGATGTCGAATGTCTGCCATTGCAGCGGAGGCGCACACACGTTTACCCGCGGGGCGGCAAGTTTGTAGATTCCGCCGCAATCGTTGTTTTCGCCGGCAAGTCCGTAGCTGTCCAGAACCTGGACTTCATAGCGGTTCTGGAGAAAAACGCCGCTGTTGCCGCGTTTCTGCCCGTCCTGGTCGGGCAGGAAAGGCGTCCGAAACTCGACGTGCACTTTCTGGTCGATGAAGTTCTGCTTGGTCTGGATGCTGCCGCCGCGGACTTCCATGGCGCCGTTGCCGAGGATCAGCCAGGTTGCGGGGCCGGGCTCGGTCTGCTCGGGCAACGGCACGGGCTTCCATTCCGCATCGCCCTGTTCCGGGGCGAAAGCCACATCCATCAAGTCGGCGCCGGTCTTTCCTTCCGCGGTGTACGGGCCCGAGACTTCCCACAACGCGATATTGCCGTCAAACGACTCGAGCGGAAAGAGGTCCTGCCCGGGAGCGCCCACGAAGAAGCCAGCGACGGGGGATGCATCAAGACCGCGCAATCGGGCCGTAAAGGCCCATTCTTTGTCGTTCTGGACCACTTTTGCCAGGAAGAGGTTCCAGCCTTCGAGGAGGTCGACCGTAACCTTGTTTTGGCAGG
The window above is part of the Candidatus Hydrogenedentota bacterium genome. Proteins encoded here:
- a CDS encoding Gfo/Idh/MocA family oxidoreductase — its product is MQQNKKTTVSRRAFVAVTGAAIAAPYIIPASALGKEGSAAPSERIVIGVIGTGGQARGLTGNAIKQPDTQIVALCDVNANTVAEAKKQVDEFYGNQDCQTYRDFRELNARDDIDAVIIGTPDHWHALTSIDAAKHAKDIYCEKPMTWSLGEGQAVVKAVRENKRVFQVGSMQRSDPRFKRACELVRNGYLGKIKHINVSLPDYDKCMWVDEFPKAPDYLDWEFYVGPATWTPFHPKRSDWDWRWWMAFGGGQMMDWIGHHGDIAHMAMDWDNTGPLEVKGVRWEMLNERNNLYDAPARYLFECEYKGGVTMTVANTSDMPPEFKQAAGDRLGTQFIARDGEWIYVDRGEFRASNEELLKLTVKDSDFRFRSEGNHMRDFLNCVKSRQDPAAPVNAGHRSASIGHLGKIACELGATLHWDPKTETFSKEPSLNGLLTRKYRGDWKLG
- a CDS encoding aldose epimerase family protein, coding for MFTRNWRVAVCLAAVLGVFPGCATQGNGEEGSGRLSIAKATYGTAPEGGNADLYTITNANGMVAQITNYGGTVTSLLVPDAAGALADVTLGYPSLEGYFENKPYLGCLVGRFGNRIAKGRFTLDGKEYVLAVNNESNHLHGGIKGFNKVLWDAKPAYREGAVGLKLTYVSVDGEEGYPGTLETTVHYWLTNANELEIVYEAVTDKATPVNLTYHGYFNLDGQGEGDILDHVMMINASRYTPVDETLIPTGELAPVANTPLDFTMPVAIGERINADHEQIKRGNGYDHNYVLNSQDGSLALAARVLAPGSGRVMEVYTTQPGVQFYSGNFLDGTITGKEGKVYKQRYGFCLETQHYPDSVNQPGFPSCILEPGKKYYQKTVYRFTTR
- a CDS encoding DUF1080 domain-containing protein, which codes for MKTRHLPMIALLAVALLGGCATFQGARDEASPAQTTPGDPHMGDWEGKWGSAKIYAQVIPLAGKTYRMNLLPAFDTREPALAVLDGKAVQGGVDFSGAGASGDMKDAKVAVSIRGKTMTGRVEGAVSGGLELHHVVRLSPTLGARPPKEAIVLFDGSNLDLWVARGVDPWGINLKKTLGGENRVAYLRTWVWAPAPGKAQFAYGIEDGGKVWLNNAEIHSIIEDRKVTPCQNKVTVDLLEGWNLFLAKVVQNDKEWAFTARLRGLDASPVAGFFVGAPGQDLFPLESFDGNIALWEVSGPYTAEGKTGADLMDVAFAPEQGDAEWKPVPLPEQTEPGPATWLILGNGAMEVRGGSIQTKQNFIDQKVHVEFRTPFLPDQDGQKRGNSGVFLQNRYEVQVLDSYGLAGENNDCGGIYKLAAPRVNVCAPPLQWQTFDIEFRAARFDSDWNKLEDARITVLHNGVPVHENQPIPDKTTGSQVTATSEPDALSLQDHGNPVWFRNIWLVELPPEDK